The Engystomops pustulosus chromosome 1, aEngPut4.maternal, whole genome shotgun sequence genome has a window encoding:
- the LOC140116964 gene encoding uncharacterized protein isoform X1 has product MSTRLTALFIYRMEDDEEVMEETLVEVFKIEELEELEEELWRMAERNNIGEVEETLVEAFNIGELEELEEELWRMEESKIGEEVEETLVEAFNIEELEEMEEEVTKKAENGNIKEESVEVKVKKMATKGKIWVESEDEEEEDEDAETLQWWWRVLESEAPIRMSRMKYVPAFVLDTMPRRRWWSPKFLRGGSRKKTSGGQRSSRFFRFFLCCCGADPRD; this is encoded by the exons ATGTCCACCAGACTTACTGCCTTATTTATCTATAGAATGGAGGACGacgaggaggtgatggaggagacgtTGGTGGAGGTTTTTAAGATCGAGGagttggaggagctggaggaggagttGTGGAGGATGGCGGAGAGGAATAACATCGGAGAGGTGGAGGAGACATTGGTGGAGGCGTTTAACATCGGAGagttggaggagctggaggaggagttGTGGAGGATGGAGGAGAGTAAGATcggagaggaggtggaggagacatTGGTGGAGGCGTTTAACATcgaggagttggaggagatggaggaggaggtgacgaaGAAGGCGGAGAATGGAAACATCAAGGAAGAGAGTGTGGAGGTGAAGGTGAAGAAGATGGCGACGAAAGGAAAGATCTGGGTTGAGagtgaggatgaagaggaggaggacgaggatgCGGAGACATTGCA GTGGTGGTGGCGAGTCCTGGAATCTGAGGCCCCAATACG GATGAGCAGGATGAAGTATGTTCCAGCTTTTGTCCTGGATACCAT GCCAAGACGCAGGTGGTGGTCCCCGAAGTTCCTCAGAGGAGGCAGCAGGAAGAAGAC CAGCGGAGGGCAGAGGTCTTCCAG ATTCTTCAGATTCTTCCTGTGCTGCTGCGGTGCCGACCCCAGAGACTAG
- the LOC140116964 gene encoding uncharacterized protein isoform X3, which produces MEDDEEVMEETLVEVFKIEELEELEEELWRMAERNNIGEVEETLVEAFNIGELEELEEELWRMEESKIGEEVEETLVEAFNIEELEEMEEEVTKKAENGNIKEESVEVKVKKMATKGKIWVESEDEEEEDEDAETLQWWWRVLESEAPIRMSRMKYVPAFVLDTMPRRRWWSPKFLRGGSRKKTSGGQRSSRFFRFFLCCCGADPRD; this is translated from the exons ATGGAGGACGacgaggaggtgatggaggagacgtTGGTGGAGGTTTTTAAGATCGAGGagttggaggagctggaggaggagttGTGGAGGATGGCGGAGAGGAATAACATCGGAGAGGTGGAGGAGACATTGGTGGAGGCGTTTAACATCGGAGagttggaggagctggaggaggagttGTGGAGGATGGAGGAGAGTAAGATcggagaggaggtggaggagacatTGGTGGAGGCGTTTAACATcgaggagttggaggagatggaggaggaggtgacgaaGAAGGCGGAGAATGGAAACATCAAGGAAGAGAGTGTGGAGGTGAAGGTGAAGAAGATGGCGACGAAAGGAAAGATCTGGGTTGAGagtgaggatgaagaggaggaggacgaggatgCGGAGACATTGCA GTGGTGGTGGCGAGTCCTGGAATCTGAGGCCCCAATACG GATGAGCAGGATGAAGTATGTTCCAGCTTTTGTCCTGGATACCAT GCCAAGACGCAGGTGGTGGTCCCCGAAGTTCCTCAGAGGAGGCAGCAGGAAGAAGAC CAGCGGAGGGCAGAGGTCTTCCAG ATTCTTCAGATTCTTCCTGTGCTGCTGCGGTGCCGACCCCAGAGACTAG
- the LOC140116964 gene encoding uncharacterized protein isoform X2, whose amino-acid sequence MSTRLTALFIYRMEDDEEVMEETLVEVFKIEELEELEEELWRMAERNNIGEVEETLVEAFNIGELEELEEELWRMEESKIGEEVEETLVEAFNIEELEEMEEEVTKKAENGNIKEESVEVKVKKMATKGKIWVESEDEEEEDEDAETLQWWWRVLESEAPIRMSRMKYVPAFVLDTMPRRRWWSPKFLRGGSRKKTGGQRSSRFFRFFLCCCGADPRD is encoded by the exons ATGTCCACCAGACTTACTGCCTTATTTATCTATAGAATGGAGGACGacgaggaggtgatggaggagacgtTGGTGGAGGTTTTTAAGATCGAGGagttggaggagctggaggaggagttGTGGAGGATGGCGGAGAGGAATAACATCGGAGAGGTGGAGGAGACATTGGTGGAGGCGTTTAACATCGGAGagttggaggagctggaggaggagttGTGGAGGATGGAGGAGAGTAAGATcggagaggaggtggaggagacatTGGTGGAGGCGTTTAACATcgaggagttggaggagatggaggaggaggtgacgaaGAAGGCGGAGAATGGAAACATCAAGGAAGAGAGTGTGGAGGTGAAGGTGAAGAAGATGGCGACGAAAGGAAAGATCTGGGTTGAGagtgaggatgaagaggaggaggacgaggatgCGGAGACATTGCA GTGGTGGTGGCGAGTCCTGGAATCTGAGGCCCCAATACG GATGAGCAGGATGAAGTATGTTCCAGCTTTTGTCCTGGATACCAT GCCAAGACGCAGGTGGTGGTCCCCGAAGTTCCTCAGAGGAGGCAGCAGGAAGAAGAC CGGAGGGCAGAGGTCTTCCAG ATTCTTCAGATTCTTCCTGTGCTGCTGCGGTGCCGACCCCAGAGACTAG